TTTAATCAATTCTCGGCAACGCAGTCCAGCAGTAATCGGGGCTGCGTTGTGCTTTCACCGCTTCCATTTCTTTCTTAATTATGAATCGCTACCCACTCTGGAAGTATTTGTTGATTTTGTTTGCGCTGATTTTCGGCGGTTTATATACCGCACCGAATTTCTTCGGCGATTCGCCGGCGGTACAAATCAGCAGCGCCAAATCGACCGTCAAGATCGACGATAGTATGAAAGCCCGCGTCTCGGCAGCTTTGCAACAAGCTGGCCTTGCCGATAATGGCATATTCTACGATTTCAACGGCATGCAAGGATCGGTACGCGCTCGTTTCAGCGACACCGACGCTCAATTCAAAGCTAAAGACGTGCTCGAAAAAGCACTCAATACCGATCCAGCCGATCCGACCTACACGGTGGCGTTCAATTTGCTCTCGAATACGCCGAAGTGGATGCAAAGTCTCAATGCCCTGCCTATGTATCTCGGGCTCGATCTGCGTGGCGGTGTGCATTTTCTCATGCAAGTCGATACCAAAGCCGTGCTCAATAAGCGCGTGCAAGGTTTGCAATCGACCGTGCGCACCACCTTGCGTGACAAAGAAATCCGTCACGCCGGCATCAGCCGCAGCGGCGACGCCGTGGCGATCGCGTTTCGCGATGCCGCCACCCGTACTGCTGCCAAAGCAGTATTGACGGCTCAGCTCAGCGACATCGACTTCGTCGACAGCGTCAGCAGCGACGCCAGCCAGTTTGACCTGCAAGCCACGCTCAAGCCGGAAGCCCTGAAAGCCGTGGTCACCGAAGGCGTGAAACAAAACATCACGGCCTTGTCGAAACGCGTGAATGAACTCGGTGTTTCCGAACCTATCATTCAACAACAAGGCCCAGACCGTATCGTCGTGCAATTGCCAGGTGTGCAAGATGTCGCGCGCGCCAAGGAAATCATCGGTCGTACTGCTACCCTCGAAGTCCGCTTGCTTGATGACAGCGTGATCGGTCCGGTCGATGCCACTACCGCAGTTCCCTTCAATTCGGAATTGTACAAAGGCAATCGCGGCGGCGAATGGTTGATACTTTCGAAAGACCCGGTCGTCACCGGTGATTACATCACCAGTGCATCGGCCAGTTTCGATCAGCATCAACAACCATCGGTGAGCGTGGAACTCAATGGCGACGGCGGCCGCAAAATGCGCGAAGCCACCCGTACTCGGGTTGGCAAGCGCATGGCCATCGTCTTGTTTGAAAAAGGTAAGGGCGAAGTTTTGATCGCCCCGACCATCAACGATGAACTCGGTACCCGTTTCCAAATCACCGGCATGGGCTCGGCCGGCGCGGCTGCCGACTTATCGCTGTTGCTGCGCGCCGGTTCCTTGGCCGCACCGATGGAAATCATCGAAGAACGCACCATCGGCCCGCAGCTCGGGGTAGAAAACATCGCCAAAGGCCGCAACTCGACCTTGTATGGTTTCGCCGCAATTTCGCTGTTCATGGTGACTTACTACATGCTGTTCGGTTTTTTCAGCGTCATCGCTCTGTCGGTCAATTTGCTTTTGCTGGTAGCTTTGCTATCCTTGTTGCAAGCCACGCTGACCCTGCCAGGGATTGCGGCGATCGCGCTCGCGCTCGGTATGGCGATTGATGCCAACGTACTCATCAACGAGCGTATCCGCGAAGAACTGCGCGCCGGAAAATCACCGCAAAAAGCGATTGAAGAAGGCTTTGGCCATGCGTGGGCGACGATTCTCGATTCCAACGTCACCACCTTCATCGTCGGTCTGGCACTGTTGATTTTCGGTTCAGGCCCGATCAAAGGCTTTGCCGTGGTCCATTGTCTCGGTATTTTGACCTCGATTTTCTCTTCCGTGTTTGTCTCGCGCGGCGTGGTTAATCTGTGGTACGGTCGGCAGAAAAAACTCACGGCTCTGTCTATCGGTCAAATCTGGAAACCTGCCGAAGACATCGCGAAATAAGCGCGGACTCGCGCAAGAGCAGCAGATAATGCGCGCTGCGCCAGATGGCGACAGCGCGCAATGAATGAGCAGAAATTTCAAGGTGCGGTCGTTTCGGCAGCACCGGACAATAAGGCAGATATCATGGAATTATTCCGCATTAAAAAAGACATACCGTTCATGCGTCACGCGCTGATCTTCAATGTCATCTCCGCCTTGACCTTCGTCGCCGCGGTATTTTTTCTATTGCACAAAGGCTTGCATTTCTCGGTAGAATTTACCGGCGGCACTGTCATGGAAGTCTCGTATGCCCAAGCGGCCGACGTCGACACCATCCGCAAAACAGTTGAGCAACTCGGCTATGTCGACGTCCCGGTACAAACTTTCGGCAAGGCACAAGACGTGGTGATCCGTCTGCCTTTGCCAAAGAAAAATGTCACTTCCGATGACCAATCGAAAACCGTGTTTCAAGCGCTGCGCGCAGTCAACCCTGATGTCACGCTGCAAAGGGTAGAGCAAGTCGGCTCGCAAGTCGGTGAAGAACTCACCCACGATGGTTTGATGGCCTTGCTCTTCGTTGTATTGGGTGTGATGATTTATTTGGCCATACGCTTCGAATGGAAATTCGCCGTTGCTGCCATCGTCGCCAACTTACATGACGTCATCATCATCCTCGGTTTCTTCGCTTTCTTTCAGTGGGAATTCAATCTGTCGGTGCTGGCAGCGGTGTTGGCCGTGCTCGGTTATTCGGTCAATGAATCGGTGGTTATTTTCGATCGTATCCGTGAAAATTTCCGCAAGCAACGCAAGATGAGTGTCACCGAAGTCATCGATAATGCCATCACCAGCACCATTTCACGCACCATCATCACGCATGGCTCGACTCAGATGATGGTTTTGTCGATGCTGCTCATCGGCGGTCCTACTCTGCATTACTTTGCCTTGGCCCTGACCATTGGTATTTGCTTCGGTATTTACTCGTCCGTGTTCGTGGCAGCCGCGATCGCCATGTGGTTGGGTGTGAAACGCGAAGACTTGATCAAACCGACCAAAGAAAAAGACGACACCGACGGTGCCGTAGTCTGAAGCTGAGGCTGTTTGAAGCGACGCAATGCCGGCCACTGTGCCGGCATTTTCTTTGCGTGTTCGGAAAATCACAGCCACGCGCTGAGAAGTGAAAATCAGATTTTTCCTACATAAAAAAATCCCCATCGCTAAAATATTTTTCACATGGACTGCCAAAACAAGTCGGCAAACCATGTCGTAAATCTTGGCCGTTTGCTCGCCAGCATGGGTTTGCGCAAGAGCTTGCGTACCACACCGGTCTGATGTTCTCATGCAACTTCATGCAACGGAATGTAACGTAGCGTAGAGGCAGAACTTTTCTTTTCTATGACAGTCTAATTGCCAAGTGTCATTGGAAAAAAATATATGCGTTCGTTAAAAATTGCCGTTCCGATTATTGTTGTTTCAATTATTTCGTTTGTTGCTTATCGATACTATTTTGTACCCAGTGCACCAGCCGTCAAATCCGCTGTCGCTACGCCTGTGGCCGTCTCCACCGTTTTAGCCAAGCAAACCGACTATACCGTGCGTCTGACTGCCAGTGGCGTCGTCACGCCGGTCACGACCGTCGATATCCGGCCGCAAGTCAGCAGCACGGTGGCCGCTGTTCATATCAAAGAAGGTCAGTTTGTGACGGCGGGAACTTTACTGTTTACCCTGGACAGTCGGGCTGATGAAGTCAATCTCGCCAAAGCTCAGGCGCAGTTGGAAAAGGATCAAGCCAGCTTGCGCGATTATCAGCGTCAGGCGGCACGCAGCGTCGACTTGTTGGGCAAAAAATTCCTCTCGCAAAGTGCGGTCGATACCACGCAAACCTTAGTCGATACGCAACAGGCGGTGTTGGCTGCTGACCGCGCCGCCGTCAATGCGGCGCGCGTGGCCTTGAGCTATAACCGCATCGTCGCGCCATCGGCCGGCCGCACCGGCAGCATCACCGTGTATCCCGGTTCGTTGGTGCAAGCCGGCAGCACTGCTCCGGCCTTGGTGACGATCACGCGCATGGATCAAATGGCTATCAGTTTCCCACTGCCGCAAGCTAATCTGCCTGATGCACTGGAAAGTATGCGCCGCAGCGACAGTTTTGTACTCGCCAGTTTGCCGGGTCGTAGCGACAGTTTTCGTGGCCGCTTGGAGTTTGTCGATAATACCGTCGATGCGGCAACCGGCACGATACGACTCAAGGCCGTCTTTGATAATACCGCCTTGGCACTCTGGCCGGGGGCCTATGCCAACTTGGAAATGAGTGTGCAAACGATCAAAGATGCGGTGCTTATCCCGCAAGCAGCGATCATCGTTGGTGCCCGTGAATCGGCGGTGTATGTGTTGGGTGCCGGTGGCAAGGTCGACTTGAAAACAGTTCAAGTCACGCATAGTTATGGTGCCGATGCCTTAGTTAAAGGCTTACCTGCTGGCAGTGCCGTCATCACCGATGGCAAACAGAATTTGCGCCCCGGCATGCTGGTTCTAGCCAATCCGGCCAAGACGGCGGCCTTATGAATATATCGGAACTGTTTATCCGTCGTCCGGTGATGACGGTCTTGCTCAATTTATCGATTGTCGTCGCCGGCGTGCTCGCTTACCGCTTTATACCGGTCGCCGCCTTACCCAGTTATAACACGCCGGTCATCAGTGTCAGTGCCGCTTTGCCAGGGGCGAGTCCGGAAACCATGGCGACCTCGGTCGCCTTACCCTTGGAAAAACAATTTGCGACGATTCCCGGCTTGGCCGTAATCAGTTCCAGCAATACCATAGGCAGCACCTCCTTGACTTTGGAGTTTGATCAGAATCGCAATATTGATGTGGCCGCCGTCGATGTTCAAGCGGCCCTATTGCGTGCGCAACGCTCCTTGCCAGCAGATATGACGGCACCGCCGGCGTATCGCAAAGTTAATCCGGCCGATGCGCCGGTGCTGATTCTGGCAATGACCTCGCCCTCGCTGAGTTTGTCGGAATTGACCAGCTATGCCGAACACTTGATTTCACCGAGTCTGTCTACCCTCAACGGCGTTGCTCAAGTGAGTATTTACGGTATCAAGCGCTATGCCGTGCGGATCCGCAGTAAGCCGAGCGAGTTGGCGGCGCGTAACATGACGCTCGATGAATTGGCGACGGCGATACGCAGCGCCAACGCCAATACGCCGGTTGGTACGCTCGATGGCGACAAGCAAACCCTGACCGTGCTGGCAAATAAGCAATTGGTCAATGCCGGCGAATTCGCTTCTTTGGTCGTCGGTAACAAAGACGGTTTGGTAATACGTTTGCGTGATGTCGCCACGGTGGAAGATAGTTATGAATTGATCAAATCGGCTTCAAGCTACAACGGTGAAAGTTCGATCACTTTGGCGATACAACGCCAGAACGATGCCAATACGGTGCAAGTGGTCGATGCCATCAAAGCCGCCTTGCCCGGTTTCGCCGCGCAATTGCCGGCCTCAGTCAAAATCGGCTTGGTGAATGATCGCTCGCTGTCAGTCCGGGAGGCGTTGCACGACGTCAATTTAACCCTGATGCTGACCATCGTCTTGGTGGTGGTGGTGATCTTTTTGTTTTTGCGGCATTTGATGGCGACCTTGATTCCCACCCTGTCTTTGCCGGTATCCTTGATCGGTGCCATCGGTTTGCTCTGGGCCTTCGGCTATTCGCTCGATAATATTTCTTTGCTCGGCTTGACCTTGGCGGTCGGATTGGTGGTCGACGATGCCATCGTCATGTTGGAAAACATCATGCGCCACGTCGAAGAGGGCATGCCGCCGTTTCAAGCGGCGCTTAAGGGTTCGCGTGAAGTCGGCTTTACCATCATCTCGATTTCCACTTCGCTCATCGCCGTGTTCATACCGATTTTCTTCATGCCCGGCGTGATCGGTCAATTGTTCCATGAATTTGCCGTCATCGTTAGCTTGGCGATTGTCGCTTCAGCCTTTGTCGCGCTGACCTTGGTGCCTATGCTGGCAAGTCGCTTCCTCAAAAATGAACACGAACTACGTGCGCCGCCACCGGCCATCGGCGCTATTCTCCATGTGTTTGAACGTGCTTTCAATTGGTCGCTGGCGCTGTATACGCGCGGCCTCGATCTGGCTTTGCAGTATCGCCGCTTCGTGCTGATGGTGGCACTGCTGAGCTTTATCGCGACAGCCTATTTGTTCATCGTCATTCCCAAAGGATTTTTTCCGCAAGAAGATATCGGGCAGATTAATGTCTCGACCGAGGCGGCCGAAGATATTTCCTTCCCAGCCATGTTGGCCTTGCAAGAACAGGCAGCCACCATTTTGCGCAATGATCCGAATGTGGCGACGGTGGCCTCTTTCAATGGTGGTAACGGTGCCCAAAATACCGGGCGCATGTTTGTCAATCTCAAGCCGCGCGACCAGCGCGCGACGATGCCTGAAGTAGTCGATGGCTTGCGCCAAAAATTACGCACGGTGGCCGGTATCAATGTGTTCTTGCGACCTACCCAAAATCTGCAACTCGGTGGTCGTCAGAGCAAGAGCCAGTATCAATATATTTTGCAAAGTGTCGAAAGTGGCGAACTCAATAGCTGGGCCGATCGTTTGCAAGCAAAACTGCGCAGCGATCCCGTGTTTAAAGATGTTACCAGCGATTCCCAGCTCAAAGGTTTGCAAGCCTCGATCGATATAGACCGTGACCGCGCCAATGCCTTGGGCCTGAACATGGATAGTATCCGCTCGGCACTCTACAGTGCTTTTGGTGAGCGTCAGATCAGCACGATTTATACCAGTGTTGACAGCTACCAAGTGATTCTCGAGGTGACCCCCGAGAGCAAGCAAGATGAACGCGGCATCAATGGCATCTATGTGCGCAGTAGTAATGGCAGCTTGGTACCGCTCAACAGTGTGGCCACCGTCAAGCGCAGCGTAGGGCCGAGTTCCATCAATCATGTTGGGCAATTACAGGCGGTGACTTTGTCATTCAATCTGGCGCCGGGCGCAGCACTCGGTGAGGCGACCAAACGCATCGATGCCTACCGTACCGAGATCGCTATGCCCTCGGCCATCATCAGCAGTTACGGCGGTGATGCCGCGGTGTTCAAGGATACTCAGTCGGGACAAGTGGTGCTGGTCATCGCCGCCTTGTTAGTGATCTATGTCTTGCTCGGGGTGTTGTATGAGAGCTATATTCATCCGCTCACCATTCTGGCCGGCTTGCCCTCGGCAGCCGTCGGGGCGCTGCTGACCTTGCAATGGTTTGGTCAAGACTTGACCCTGATCGCGACCATAGGGATTTTGCTCTTGATCGGCATCGTCAAGAAAAATGCCATCATGATGATCGATTTCGCGCTCGATGCGCAGCGTCACCAACAGATGACGCCACTGCAGGCCATCCGTGAAGCCTGCATACAGCGCTTCCGGCCTATCATGATGACTACCTTGGCAGCGCTGGTCGGTGCATTGCCGATCGCCATGGGTTTGGGTGCCGGTGCCGAATTGCGTCAACCCTTGGGCTTGGCGGTGGTGGGTGGTTTGATTTTTTCACAGGCCATCACCCTCTTCATTACGCCCGTGATTTATCTGGCACTCGAGCGTTTCAGCGGCCGCGGTCCGGTGCTGGGCGACAGCTTGTAATCAGGGTTTGGGACAGGATAACGGCGCTGCTTGCAGGGCCGTCAAATTCTGTTTCAGCGTGCCGAGCATCGTTTCCAAGGCCAGATAATCGGCCGACGTGTAATCGAGAAAAGCTTGTGTGCCATTTTCTACTATTTGCGGAAAAATTTTCTCAAACGTTGCTTGTCCGTATGGACTTAATTTGATGAATAACTGACGGCGGTCACAGTTGCCGCGTTCGCGTTCAACGATGCCTTTCTGTTCCAAACGGTCGAGCACACCGGTCAGTGTGCCTTTAGTAATGAGGGTTTTTTCACCGAGTTCTTTGCAAGTCATGCCGGCGGTGTTGCCCAGCGTTGCGAGGATATCGAACTGTGGATGGGTCAAGCCGAATTGCTTGACCTGGCGGGCGGATGCTTGTTCAAACAATTGCATGCACTCGGCCAGCAAACGGATGCTGCGGAGGTGGCGTGTGCCCATGATAAACCATCTAAAGTGAAAGCCGACCCGGAATGTCACGGGTCGGTGATGCGGTTTCCTGATCTACTTCACACTACTTAGTCAGCACGAATCGCTTCGACTTGAATCTGCAGTTTTACACCTGGTGCAAATTTCGGCAAACCGTAGTTCAAACCGAAATCGCTGCGGTTGAATTCAGCGCTGGCATCGGCACCGCACACTTCTTTTTTGTACATAGGATGTTGTATGCAAGTGAATTTATTGATTTTAAGTGTCAATGGCTTGCTCACGCCCAACAAAGTGAAGGTGCCGTCAACCGAAACCGGTTTGTCGCCTTCAAATTTCATCGATGTGCCTTTGTAAGTCGCGGTCGGGAACTGGGCGACATTGAACATATCTTTGGTTTTGGCATGTTCGTTCATTTTTTCATGACCGAAATCAATCGAAGCGGCATCGATGACGATATCGACCGTACCGGTCTTGGCCACGCGATCGAGCACGATGTTGCCGCTGGTTTTAGTGAACTTGCCGCGCCATACAGATACGCCGAAATGATCGGCTTCAAAACTTGGATAGGTATGGTTCGGTTCTATCGTGTAGTTGTCGGCAAAAGCCGGTGCGGCGCTGATGACGAGGGCTGCGGCGATGAATTTACTCAATTGCATGGAATGACTCCTGACGGGGTGGGGGATGCAGCAGTCCGTGAAGTGGACTGCTGCGGGGGGGATTACTGGGTGGTAACGACATGAAACTTGATCACGACTTCATCGGCAACCATGCCGGTGTCCTTCCATTCGCCTTCGCCTATATTGAAGGCCAAGCGTTTGATCGGCAGACTGCCGTCGAAAATTTGCTTGTTGCCATCTTGCTTGACGCTCAGGGGAAAGCTGACATTGCTGGTTTTGCCCTTGATGCTCAAGGTGCCGCTGACATCGAGTTTGCCGGCCGCCGCGAGTTTCATGCTGGTAGCGACGAAAGTGGCTTTCGGGAATTGGGCGGCATTAAACCATTCTTTCTTCAAGACTTCCTTGTTGTAGTCCGCGTCGCCGAGATCAAAACTGGCCAAGTCGATTTCGACGCTGGCTTTCGATGCTTCCGGTTTGGCCGCTTGGTAATCGATGCTGGCGCTGAATTTTTTGAACTTGGCATCGACCGGCACATTCATTTGTTTGAAAACGATGCCGACCGTACTTTTCGAGGCATCGAGTTGACTGACCGCAGCCAAGGCCGGCAGCGCAATGGCCATGGCCAGTGCACTCAACAGTAAGGGTTTGCTGCTTGGAGAAAATGTCATTATTATCCTTGGTAAGGGGGGAGCAGGGTCGCCTCAGCGCGCCGATTTGCCCGGGATCATACGAGCCAGTAAGCCATCTTTATCGATGAACTGGTGTTTCAATGCACCGGCCACATGCAGCAGGACGGTAGCGAGCATGACGTTCGTCAGTAGTTCGTGGACTTCTTTCAAGACATCTTTGATTTCAGGGGAAGGCCCGATCAAGCTCGGTAATTCAAACAAACCGAGGTAGACCACTGGGTAGCCGGCGGCGGAAGTATAGAAATAGCCCGACAGCGGCACGGCAAACATCAGTACGTATAAGAAAACGTGGGTCCATTCAGCGGCCTTGGCTTGCCAAGCACTCATGCCGGCCACCGGTGCCGGTACTTGGCTCAACAAACGTGTCAGCAAACGAATGGCGGCCAGCCCGAGTACGGTCACACCCAACCACTTGTGATAAGAATAATATTGCAACTTGGTGGGGCTGAACTTCATATCCGTCATGATGGTGCCAAGTGCAAAGGCGGCCACGATGAAAGCGGCCAGCAGCCAATGCAAGGCAATCAGTGAAAGGGGGTAGCGTTCTACAGTTTTCATTTAGGTATCCAGGTGAATTAATTAGTTCGCGTTAGAACTAATATAGCAAAAAAAGTTCAAGTCTGCTTGAAACACGCAAAAATTGCCTGTTTTCATCAACAATCTGACCAGGGTTTGAAACCCCGGCCTTCAGAGGCTGTCGCAAAAGGGTTTTCAGTCGGCATCATTACCCCGACTGGTGGCCACGTCATTCCTGCGCGCTGTTGGCAGGAACCCAGCGACGTTCGTGCTTAACTGAAAATGCCAGAAATGATGGTGTTTTCAGTGCTAAAAACGACACTGGGTTCCCGCCAAAAGCATGCGGGAATGACGAGGCTGCGGCATGCGGGAATGACGAGGCTGCGGCATGCGGGAATGACGAGGCTGCGGCATGCGGGAATGACGAGGCTGCGGCATGCAGGAATGATGAGGTATGCGGTGCTTCAGGTGTAAAAAAGCGTCCATCAGGCTTTTGCGACGATCGAATAAGTTGTTCGACGGCAAAGCAGGACGAGGGTGGGGAAGAAAGTAGGGGGGCGCGGAATCGGGCCTTGGTGTAGCGCTAAAGCAGCGTGACGAAGTGCATCGTCACGCCCAAATTGGCAGCAATAATTCAATGCGCGTGCTTAAACTGCCTTAGCGAGCTTGGCAGCGATACCGATGTAGTTGCTTGGAGTCATTTCCAGCAACAAAGCCTTGGCTTGCTCGGGAATCGCCAGCGTGGCTATGAATTCACGCAAAGTTTCTTTCGAGACGCCTTTGCCGCGAGTCAATTCTTTCAATTGCTCATACGGATTGGCAATGCCGTAGCGGCGCATCACGGTTTGTACTGGCTCAGCCAACACTTCCCAGGTCGCGTCGAGATCGGCGGCCAGGCGTTGCGGATTGGTTTCGAGCTTATTCAAACCGCGCACGCAACTGTCATACGCCAGCAGGGTGTAGCCAAAAGCCACACCGATATTGCGCAGCACGGTGGAATCGGTC
The sequence above is drawn from the Undibacterium sp. CCC3.4 genome and encodes:
- a CDS encoding efflux RND transporter permease subunit → MNISELFIRRPVMTVLLNLSIVVAGVLAYRFIPVAALPSYNTPVISVSAALPGASPETMATSVALPLEKQFATIPGLAVISSSNTIGSTSLTLEFDQNRNIDVAAVDVQAALLRAQRSLPADMTAPPAYRKVNPADAPVLILAMTSPSLSLSELTSYAEHLISPSLSTLNGVAQVSIYGIKRYAVRIRSKPSELAARNMTLDELATAIRSANANTPVGTLDGDKQTLTVLANKQLVNAGEFASLVVGNKDGLVIRLRDVATVEDSYELIKSASSYNGESSITLAIQRQNDANTVQVVDAIKAALPGFAAQLPASVKIGLVNDRSLSVREALHDVNLTLMLTIVLVVVVIFLFLRHLMATLIPTLSLPVSLIGAIGLLWAFGYSLDNISLLGLTLAVGLVVDDAIVMLENIMRHVEEGMPPFQAALKGSREVGFTIISISTSLIAVFIPIFFMPGVIGQLFHEFAVIVSLAIVASAFVALTLVPMLASRFLKNEHELRAPPPAIGAILHVFERAFNWSLALYTRGLDLALQYRRFVLMVALLSFIATAYLFIVIPKGFFPQEDIGQINVSTEAAEDISFPAMLALQEQAATILRNDPNVATVASFNGGNGAQNTGRMFVNLKPRDQRATMPEVVDGLRQKLRTVAGINVFLRPTQNLQLGGRQSKSQYQYILQSVESGELNSWADRLQAKLRSDPVFKDVTSDSQLKGLQASIDIDRDRANALGLNMDSIRSALYSAFGERQISTIYTSVDSYQVILEVTPESKQDERGINGIYVRSSNGSLVPLNSVATVKRSVGPSSINHVGQLQAVTLSFNLAPGAALGEATKRIDAYRTEIAMPSAIISSYGGDAAVFKDTQSGQVVLVIAALLVIYVLLGVLYESYIHPLTILAGLPSAAVGALLTLQWFGQDLTLIATIGILLLIGIVKKNAIMMIDFALDAQRHQQMTPLQAIREACIQRFRPIMMTTLAALVGALPIAMGLGAGAELRQPLGLAVVGGLIFSQAITLFITPVIYLALERFSGRGPVLGDSL
- the secD gene encoding protein translocase subunit SecD, translated to MNRYPLWKYLLILFALIFGGLYTAPNFFGDSPAVQISSAKSTVKIDDSMKARVSAALQQAGLADNGIFYDFNGMQGSVRARFSDTDAQFKAKDVLEKALNTDPADPTYTVAFNLLSNTPKWMQSLNALPMYLGLDLRGGVHFLMQVDTKAVLNKRVQGLQSTVRTTLRDKEIRHAGISRSGDAVAIAFRDAATRTAAKAVLTAQLSDIDFVDSVSSDASQFDLQATLKPEALKAVVTEGVKQNITALSKRVNELGVSEPIIQQQGPDRIVVQLPGVQDVARAKEIIGRTATLEVRLLDDSVIGPVDATTAVPFNSELYKGNRGGEWLILSKDPVVTGDYITSASASFDQHQQPSVSVELNGDGGRKMREATRTRVGKRMAIVLFEKGKGEVLIAPTINDELGTRFQITGMGSAGAAADLSLLLRAGSLAAPMEIIEERTIGPQLGVENIAKGRNSTLYGFAAISLFMVTYYMLFGFFSVIALSVNLLLLVALLSLLQATLTLPGIAAIALALGMAIDANVLINERIREELRAGKSPQKAIEEGFGHAWATILDSNVTTFIVGLALLIFGSGPIKGFAVVHCLGILTSIFSSVFVSRGVVNLWYGRQKKLTALSIGQIWKPAEDIAK
- a CDS encoding efflux RND transporter periplasmic adaptor subunit, with product MRSLKIAVPIIVVSIISFVAYRYYFVPSAPAVKSAVATPVAVSTVLAKQTDYTVRLTASGVVTPVTTVDIRPQVSSTVAAVHIKEGQFVTAGTLLFTLDSRADEVNLAKAQAQLEKDQASLRDYQRQAARSVDLLGKKFLSQSAVDTTQTLVDTQQAVLAADRAAVNAARVALSYNRIVAPSAGRTGSITVYPGSLVQAGSTAPALVTITRMDQMAISFPLPQANLPDALESMRRSDSFVLASLPGRSDSFRGRLEFVDNTVDAATGTIRLKAVFDNTALALWPGAYANLEMSVQTIKDAVLIPQAAIIVGARESAVYVLGAGGKVDLKTVQVTHSYGADALVKGLPAGSAVITDGKQNLRPGMLVLANPAKTAAL
- the secF gene encoding protein translocase subunit SecF; amino-acid sequence: MELFRIKKDIPFMRHALIFNVISALTFVAAVFFLLHKGLHFSVEFTGGTVMEVSYAQAADVDTIRKTVEQLGYVDVPVQTFGKAQDVVIRLPLPKKNVTSDDQSKTVFQALRAVNPDVTLQRVEQVGSQVGEELTHDGLMALLFVVLGVMIYLAIRFEWKFAVAAIVANLHDVIIILGFFAFFQWEFNLSVLAAVLAVLGYSVNESVVIFDRIRENFRKQRKMSVTEVIDNAITSTISRTIITHGSTQMMVLSMLLIGGPTLHYFALALTIGICFGIYSSVFVAAAIAMWLGVKREDLIKPTKEKDDTDGAVV
- a CDS encoding cytochrome b, which produces MKTVERYPLSLIALHWLLAAFIVAAFALGTIMTDMKFSPTKLQYYSYHKWLGVTVLGLAAIRLLTRLLSQVPAPVAGMSAWQAKAAEWTHVFLYVLMFAVPLSGYFYTSAAGYPVVYLGLFELPSLIGPSPEIKDVLKEVHELLTNVMLATVLLHVAGALKHQFIDKDGLLARMIPGKSAR
- a CDS encoding YceI family protein, translating into MQLSKFIAAALVISAAPAFADNYTIEPNHTYPSFEADHFGVSVWRGKFTKTSGNIVLDRVAKTGTVDIVIDAASIDFGHEKMNEHAKTKDMFNVAQFPTATYKGTSMKFEGDKPVSVDGTFTLLGVSKPLTLKINKFTCIQHPMYKKEVCGADASAEFNRSDFGLNYGLPKFAPGVKLQIQVEAIRAD
- a CDS encoding YceI family protein — its product is MTFSPSSKPLLLSALAMAIALPALAAVSQLDASKSTVGIVFKQMNVPVDAKFKKFSASIDYQAAKPEASKASVEIDLASFDLGDADYNKEVLKKEWFNAAQFPKATFVATSMKLAAAGKLDVSGTLSIKGKTSNVSFPLSVKQDGNKQIFDGSLPIKRLAFNIGEGEWKDTGMVADEVVIKFHVVTTQ
- a CDS encoding MarR family transcriptional regulator, which gives rise to MGTRHLRSIRLLAECMQLFEQASARQVKQFGLTHPQFDILATLGNTAGMTCKELGEKTLITKGTLTGVLDRLEQKGIVERERGNCDRRQLFIKLSPYGQATFEKIFPQIVENGTQAFLDYTSADYLALETMLGTLKQNLTALQAAPLSCPKP